A stretch of Besnoitia besnoiti strain Bb-Ger1 chromosome III, whole genome shotgun sequence DNA encodes these proteins:
- a CDS encoding tetratricopeptide repeat (TPR)-/ U-box domain-containing protein (encoded by transcript BESB_048660), whose translation MDPAQALALKERGNLCFKKGMFQSAVELYSQAIKCDSSCAVYYTNRALCYKKLGKWTLALEDAKEAAKLQYDNIKAHFLMGEALLHLGSMEEGLQQLTKARSLATAATTIRQEIEDAIHKGNKMLFLRKKEERSKERAELASFLRTSLETLYASGALTYSELQQRVEQLDRVVEEAEASTQPFEVPSCLSCSISMAIMNDPVITPSGITYEKSLLREHLRHNGQFDPITRKPCPSDSLVPNYGLKEVISWFLKKYPWAYDS comes from the exons ATGGATCCCGCGCAAGCTTTGGCCTtgaaggagagaggaaatCTCTGCTTCAAGAAAGGCATGTTTCAGTCCGCGGTCGAGCTGTATTCACAGGCCATCAAATGTGACTCAAGCTGCGCAGTGTACTACACGAATCGCGCACTGTGCTACAAGAAACTCGGGAAATGGACACTCGCTCTcgaagacgcgaaagaagCTGCCAAGCTTCAGTACGACAACATCAAGGCGCACTTCCTCATGGGAGAAGCTCTCCTGCACCTAG GCTCGATGGAGGAaggtctgcagcagctgacaAAGGCACGATCTCtcgcgacagcggcgacaaCGATCAGACAAGAGATTGAGGACGCGATTCACAAAG GAAACAAGATGCTGTTTCTTCGCAAAAAAGAAGAGCGGTCGAAAGAGCGCGCCGAACTCGCTTCATTCTTGCGG ACTTCGCTGGAGACGTTGtacgccagcggcgcgctgaCGTACTCCGAGCTCCAGCAAAGAGTGGAGCAGCTGGaccgcgtcgtcgaggaggcggaggcgtcgacACAACCGTTCGAAGTCCCGAGCTGCCTTTCGTGCAGTATTTCCATG GCGATCATGAACGATCCAGTGATCACCCCCAGCGGCATTACCTACGAGAAGAGTCTTTTACGGGAACACCTAAGGCACAACGGCCAATTCGATCCGATTACCAG GAAGCCTTGCCCGTCGGACTCGCTCGTCCCCAACTACGGTCTGAAGGAAGTGATAAGCTGGTTCCTTAAGAA
- a CDS encoding hypothetical protein (encoded by transcript BESB_048670), translated as MASPFSAASSPTSRRGDRRETSFSSAFEASPRPALNFALSASALYAASSLRARSLLPLTASSAGEGEAESSALSARGEGDGREEHGGRRGRRGRSRPPDESEDARRGGAERGREAPDPPPSLPTEAPAALAQAPLHSVDRAFLRVPLECALRTLKANSRSLYRDMGVVLAYVLKGKMAKQLTTESPTLEDKMKKLDLLIEKLRKIRDKAQRGSEESRAFLLRCQMRVRRLAEEPDIQQVHAKPDFSFSHYGDRVAWVIHEYLARSGMTDTAALLKQKLGLELFADAEVHEEVLDVLSGLLRQSTAEALAWVNEHRAKLKKLGSLFESELHVQHVLELLKKKDAKTAVAYLKANVGPDDLSRCADIRKVVTLTALLEDPPPQYAALFGIERWHRLACLFLHTSAQVYGFSVKPTLVALLQAGFSALKSSVCEEQKSASCPACLPEWTDYVQKVLTPHRVQSFLICPISGEVMDADNPPLASPDGHVYSTTAIRALAAAAPDGKTVICPKTKQAYPLERFSRIYVT; from the exons ATGGCGTCTCCGTTCTcggccgcgtcttcgccgacctctcgtcgcggcgaccgccgcgagACGTCCTTTTCGTCTGCGTTCGAGGCTTCTCCGCGTCCCGCTCTGAACTTTGCGctctccgccagcgcgctgtacgcagcctcgtcgctccgcgcgcgctcgcttctgcctctcaccgcttcttcagccggcgagggcgaagcggagagctCGGCGCTCagcgcgcggggcgagggcgacgggcgagaagagcacggcggccggcgagggcgccgcggccgcagcaggccgcccgacgagagcgaagacgcccgcagaggcggcgccgaacgaggccgagaggcgccggacccgcctccgtctctcccTACAgaggcccccgccgcgctggcgcaggcgccgctgcacagcGTCGACCGCGCGTTCCTGCGCGTCCCTCTCGAGTGCGCCTTGCGCACGCTCAAGGCGAACTCGCGAAGTCTCTACAGAGACATGGGCGTCGTGCTCGCGTACGTTCTGAAGGGCAAAATGGCGAAGCAACTCACCACCGAGTCGCCAACGCTCGAGGACAAAATGAAGAAGCTCGACCTGCTCATCGAAAAACTGCGAAAAATTCGAGACAAG GCacagcgcggcagcgaggagtCCCGAGCCTTCTTGCTGCGCTGTCAGATGCGCGTGCGACGCTTGGCTGAGGAGCCGGACATCCAGCAAGTGCATGCAAAG CCGGATTTTTCATTTTCGCATTACGGAGACCGCGTCGCGTGGGTTATCCACGAGTATCTCGCGCGGTCTGGCATGACAGACACAGCGGCACTCCTGAAGCAAAAGCTCGGATTAGAG TTGTTTGCCGACGCGGAAGTCCACGAGGAGGTGCTCGATGTGCTGAgcgggctgctgcggcagtcgactgcagaggcgctcgcaTGGGTCAACGAACACCGCGCAAAGCTGAAAAAACTCGGA TCCCTCTTTGAGTCAGAGCTGCACGTCCAGCATGTGCTGGAGCtgctgaagaaaaaagacgCAAAGACAGCCGTCGCGTACCTCAAAGCAAACGTTGGACCTGACGACCTCA GTCGCTGCGCAGATATCCGCAAGGTCGTTACGCTGACCGCGCTGCTCGAAGATCCTCCGCCTCAATACGCG GCCCTCTTTGGGATAGAGCGTTGGCACcgcctcgcgtgtctctttttGCACACGAGCGCGCAGGTGTATGGCTTTTCTGTGAAGCCGACTTTGGTTGCCCTTCTCCAAGCAGGCTTCTCAGCTCTCAAGTCTTCGGTGTGCGAGGAGCAGAAGTCGGCGAG ctgccccGCGTGTCTGCCGGAGTGGACCGACTACGTACAGAAGGTTCTGACGCCGCACCGCGTCCAGAGCTTCCTCATCTGTCCTATCAGCGGAGAAGTTATG GATGCCGATAACCCTCCGCTTGCTAGCCCCGACGGGCACGTGTACTCGACCACAGCCattcgcgcgctcgccgctgcagcgcccgaCGGCAAGACCGTCATCTGTCCCAAGACAAAACAAGCCTACCCCTTGGAACGATTTAGTCGAATATACGTCACCTAG
- a CDS encoding hypothetical protein (encoded by transcript BESB_048680), translated as MRKESREREAARPLASRALLSSFSSAEDVERRRVNGDSAPRQPDVSGEDEGTLSTRAGHGEDPRVAGGASYPCFSNLKKPGGCTPPRQAAGQGGRENEASGAACSSLQRRVSWYDDVDGSSSLRRPSSSASLSSHFAAYRLSAQPSSAPCVLSKAAAPASLSPRLPGGGTEGEAACVVTQSAPAAAAAFPAFAPFSTSAAAASLSCGARKTRREGGGKKRTGKHKQRRWVSHQLLVAALRRCMYESGEDLTDTDGGGPGSVVEPPRTSCWQLLQMNAAAYEAFRKGKEDLLLGRRAGKKKGRPHAHEGDRDEAAESEEAEAGGGAGGAEGDEEESRGVNRLARKAEQERRRKQHKLKQNRNQQRHLLVLIREQKLGGGTRARDEDKERERSSHTTAASPLSSGDSAASGVGNPADDKGSSTPSCSLEEQQALLRYLRSQEEYLIAEILRDQERADCFARGVYASRGGRGRGQLRPSVQLLRGVRASFRSVRSLVADSAYLQGFLGTLEAQLLASWDSLNWREASRDAKAERNSSAGDDDADEVPQSSSAELGDARSGPEQSPSAAGQSQQPSPEKEDKGQGVDAEEEWVDAGEGAKKGELVRGFVRVLMFRATGQEEDACATQGGLGFKFMTEVRVADLTGSEACTLQRFLESRRSCRAQATQLLSGSEEPAEALERANPSPAEVSLSGAARLAPGGEPRAADGLFVVWGLDGLQRKLTHGLVALLDDLVSFSVSLEREEFPELTKKNGRAAERLAGRVACEGRGADNDVSGSADAPGSAGARRPRRNRKSQGEEKAVVIARRGSGSHRGMHLAGPPLFSPAAELIKAIGVPYKRTRGQQEL; from the coding sequence ATGCGGAAGGagtcgcgcgagcgcgaagccgcgcgtcccctcgcgtcgcgcgctttGCTCAGTTCCTTCTCTTCAGCGGAGGACGTGGAACGGCGGCGCGTGAACGGAGATTCCGCGCCAAGGCAGCCAGATGTGtcgggcgaagacgagggcaCACTCTCGACGAGAGCCGGGCACGGAGAAGACCCAcgcgtggcgggcggcgcgagctaTCCGTGCTTCTCCAACCTGAAGAAACCAGGTGGAtgcacgcctccgcggcaggcTGCGGGGCAGGGGGGTCGCGAGAACGAGGCTAGTGGCGCGGCTTGTTCCTCCCTCCAGCGTCGCGTGAGTTGGTACGACGACGTCGACGGGTCCTCTTCGCTTCGTcggccgtcgtcttccgcctctctctcctcgcacTTTGCTGCGTAtcggctctctgcgcagccgtcgtctgcgccctgTGTGCTTTcgaaggccgctgcgcccgcctcgctctcgcctcgcctccccggCGGCGGGACGGAGGGGGAGGCCGCTTGCGTGGTCACGCAgtctgcgccggccgcggcggctgccttccCCGCGTTCGCGCCCTTTTCGacgtctgccgcggccgcgtcgctctcctgtGGCGCGCGCaaaacgcggagagagggcggGGGCAAGAAGCGAACGGGAAAGCACAAGCAGCGCAGATGGGTTTCGCATCAGCTactcgtcgcggcgctgcgcagatgcatgtatgagagcggcgaagactTGACAGACAccgacggcggagggcctGGCAGCGTCGTCGAGCCGCCGCGTACCTCCTgctggcagctgctgcagatgaACGCCGCGGCCTACGAGGCGTTCCGAAAAGGCAAGGAGGATCTTTTgctggggcggcgcgcgggcaaAAAGAAGGGAAGACCCCACGCGCACgagggcgaccgcgacgaagccgcggagagcgaggaggccgaggcgggcGGGGGTGCGggtggcgcggagggcgacgaggaagagagccgcggggTGAACCGCTtggcgcggaaggcagagcaggagaggaggcgcaaaCAGCACAAGCTGAAGCAGAACAGGAACCAGCAGCGGCATCTCCTCGTGCTCATTCGCGAGCAGAAACTGGGGGGAggcacgcgggcgcgggatGAGGACAAGGAGAGAGAACGCAGCAGCCACACgaccgcggcctcgccgctgtcctcaggcgactccgcggcgtcgggggTCGGCAACCCTGCAGACGACAAGGGAAGCTCGACACCCTCGTGTTCGCTGgaggagcagcaggcgctgctgcgctaCCTGCGGAGCCAAGAGGAGTATCTCATTGCAGAGATTTTGCGCGACCAGGAGCGAGCAGACTGCTTCGCACGAGGCGTCTATGCCTcgcgcgggggccgcggcCGGGGTCAGCTGCGCCCGTCCGTCcagctccttcgcggcgtgcgcgcctcgtTCCGCAGCGTGCGGTCGCTCGTCGCCGACAGCGCGTATCTTCAGGGTTTCTTGGGGActctggaggcgcagctgctcgcctcgtGGGACTCTCTGAACTGGAGAGAGGCCTCTAGGGACGCAAAGGCGGAGAGGAACTCGTCCGCgggggacgacgacgcagacgaggtgCCTCAGAGCAGCTCCGCAGAGCTtggcgacgcccgcagcgGTCCGGAGCAAAGTCCCTCCGCTGCAGGGCAGTCGCAGCAGCCGTCGCCGGAGAAAGAGGATAAAGGGCAAGGGGtggacgccgaagaggaatGGGTAGACGCAGGTGAGggcgcgaagaaaggcgaGTTGGTTCGCGGATTTGTGCGTGTTCTCATGTTTCGCGCCACCGGTCAGGAAGAGGATGCGTGTGCGACCCAGGGCGGCCTCGGCTTCAAATTCATGACCGAGGTCCGCGTCGCTGATTTGACGGGGTCGGAGGCGTGCACGCTGCAGCGTTTTCTGGAGTCCCGCagaagctgccgcgcgcaggcgacgcagctgctTTCAGGCTCAGAAGaacccgcagaggcgctcgagCGCGCGAACCCGTCCCCCGCTGAGGTGTCTCTGTCTGGGGCGGCACGCCTGGCGCCCGGGGGCgagccgcgtgcggcggacgGTTTGTTTGTCGTGTGGGGCCTGGACGGGCTGCAGCGGAAACTCACGCACGGCCTCGTGGCTCTGCTTGACGACTTGGTCTCCTTCTCCGTGTCGTTGGAGCGCGAGGAGTTTCCAGAGCTCACCAAGAAGAAcggcagagccgcggagaggctcgcgggacgcgtcgcctgcgagggCCGCGGAGCGGACAACGACGTGTCCggcagcgcggacgcgcctgGGAGTGCGGgtgcgcgcaggccgcggaggaaccGGAAAAGCCAGGGTGAAGAAAAAGCCGTCGTCATTGCAAGGCGCGGTTCCGGCAGCCACCGCGGCATGCACCTGGCGGggccgccgctcttctcacccgcggcggagctcaTCAAGGCCATCGGCGTGCCCTACAAGCGGACGCGAGGTCAGCAGGAACTCTAA
- a CDS encoding G-protein beta WD-40 repeat containing protein (encoded by transcript BESB_048690) yields the protein MDYFSSYADDEDASGSAPEVQSGGEANGVLLAEDSKDTQADAEKDGALSREEALRVSLLPSIDCAPPVSLLACKAQSQRQAVFHRPEDTVIMFNPKIEALNAPLQGPLTPQQERCGGWTGVYRRRIAGEVEREHVNVEAFDRQYYDFQFHGRAEDPSNFSRGDLLCSVAASAPGGGSTVREAVAYDGRGFVPEGVPRRRRKRQRLRNDDATSDDFQGPWAPFEASSVAAAAAGDTAEAAAEGEEGAAVGTGEANGEKACGEAAAAGEAASSSAGAKKNEASAPTADSVFHGRSERDYQGRSWVDAPPTTKDLPPDAACFPPKREIHAYVGHTGGVQAIRFFPRSGHLLLSASMDSTVKIWDVFNQRKLFRTYTAHRQAVRDVQWAEAGGKFYSCSYDNTVKLWDTEVGKVIGTFGNGKTPYCVAVNPKDDNVFIVGSANRRAIQFDARTGNIEVEYAEHIGSVNTVTFCEEGKRVVTTADDKKMFVWEYGIPVVIKHISDPDMHSMPAAAKHPSDRYLCFQSMDNQILTYDAYGKFRMNPRKRFKGHLCAGYACQPAFSPDGKWIISGDGNGKLWVWNWKNGKNVRTLQAHEQVCIDCQWHPNMTSRVATCGWDGLIKLWD from the exons ATGGATTATTTCTCCTCGTACGCAGATgacgaggacgcgagcgGATCGGCGCCGGAAGTGCAAtccggaggcgaggcgaacggcgTGTTGCTTGCCGAGGACTCGAAAGACACGCAGGCAGACGCTGAAAAAGATGGCGCACTCAGCCGCGAAGAGGCTCTGCGCGTGTCGCTTCTCCCCTCCATCGACTGCGCGCCACCTGTGAGCCTCTTAGCCTGCAAGGCGCAGTCACAGAGGCAGGCAGTCTTCCATCGGCCGGAAGATACTGTCATCATGTTCAACCCCAAGATCGAGGCGCTGaatgcgccgctgcagg GGCCGCTGACACCGCAGCAGGAGCGTTGCGGCGGCTGGACGGGGGTCTACAGACGGCGGATTGCCGGCGAAGTCGAGCGGGAACACGTGAACGTGGAGGCTTTCGACCGACAGTACTACGACTTCCAGTTCCACGGGCGCGCAGAAGATCCTTCGAACTTCTCGCGGGGCGACTTGCTCTGCTCAGtagccgcgagcgcgccgggcggcggctccacCGTCCGCGAGGCTGTCGCCTacgacggccgcggcttCGTACCCGAGGGcgtgccgcgccggcggcgcaagcggcagcgcctgcggaacGACGACGCGACCTCTGACGACTTCCAGGGCCCCTGGGCGCCCTTCGAGGCGTCGTcagtcgcggcggcagcggcaggcgacacggccgaggcggcggcggaaggagaagagggcgcggcggtggGCACAGGAGAGGCGAACGGGGAGAAGGCGTGCggggaggcggccgccgctggagaggctgcgtcgtcgtccgctggggcgaagaagaacgaggcaagtgcgccgacggcggacAGCGTGTTCCACGGCAGGTCCGAGAGGGACTACCAAGGGCGCTCCTGGGTGGATGCtccgccgacgacgaaggaTCTGCCGCCGGATGCGGCGTGCTTTCCGCCGAAGCGCGAGATCCACGCGTACGTGGGTCACACGGGAGGCGTGCAGGCGATTCGCTTTTTTCCGCGCAGTGGGCACCTGCTGCTGAGTGCGAGCATGGACAGCACGGTGAAGATCTGGGACGTGTTCAACCAGCGGAAACTGTTCcgtacgtacaccgcgcACCGGCAGGCAGTCCGTGACGTGCAGTGGGCGGAGGCAGGGGGCAAGTTTTACAGCTGCTCGTACGACAACACAGTCAAGCTCTGGGACACGGAAGTCGGCAAGGTGATTGGCACCTTCGGGAACGGCAAGACGCCGTACTGCGTGGCGGTGAATCCCAAGGATGATAACGTGTTTATCGTGGGCAGCGCAAACCGCCGCGCGATTCAGTTCGACGCGCGGACTGGCAACATTGAAGTCGAGTACGCGGAGCACATTGGCAGCGTCAACACCGTGACCTTTTGCGAGGAGGGTAAGCGCGTGGTCACCACTGCAGACGACAAGAAAATGTTCGTCTGGGAATACGGCATTCCCGTGGTGATCAAACACATCTCCGACCCCGACATGCACTCAatgcccgccgccgccaagcACCCCAGCGATCGCTACCTCTGCTTCCAGTCGATGGACAATCAGATTTTGACCTATGACGCGTACGGGAAGTTCCGCATGAACCCGCGCAAGCGCTTCAAGGGCCACCTCTGCGCCGGATACGCGTGCCAGCCGGCCTTTTCGCCGGATGGAAAGTGGATCATCTCCGGCGACGGGAACGGGAAACTCTGGGTGTGGAACTGGAAAAACGGAAAGAACGTCCGCACGCTCCAGGCTCATGAACAAGTCTGCATCGACTGCCAGTGGCACCCCAACATGACCAGCCGCGTTGCCACCTGCGGATGGGACGGCCTCATCAAACTCTGGGACTaa